Genomic window (Poecile atricapillus isolate bPoeAtr1 chromosome 10, bPoeAtr1.hap1, whole genome shotgun sequence):
ctggcacagggtgcccagagcagctggggctgtccctggatccctggcagtgcccaaggccaggctggacagggcttggagcagcccgGGATAGAGGAAggggtccctgccatggcagagctgggatgagtAGAGCTTTgaggtttcttccaacccaaaccattctgtgatcgTATCATGTGATTCTTTGAAATGCTGTTTCTGACAACTGAGAATTCCCATGACCTGAAATTACAAAAGTGCCTTGCTGGGGCAAGAGCTGCTgagtcaggggaaaaaaaacaaacagaaaaaggcaGAGCCTAATACCTGCATAAAATCAACACAACCTCTTAGTTAATGTCAGCAGGTAATCTCTGTTCAGCAAGTCTGTTCTCTCCTTTTCATATCTTTGTTATACATGCTTaatataatattggcttttagcaagtattaagatgaatgctatatgtataatgttaaaatggctttgctATAATAGTTGAAATAGTACATTTGAACTGCCAGCTTGATTAGgataacctccagtgaacagaggATGGGGACCCTGCTGACTATCAACATTCACCacctgtggaaagaaagagccAAGGCCCAAATTCAAAGCTGATaagaagaggattaaaaccAGAAGCCAAGAAACACGCAGGCTCTAAAACGTGGAtccaaggagtggccatgctaaacagttcctggaaaatgtaaagtAGTTTTAAAAGTTCCAATATGCATAAAAATCTATGAATATGCATCAAGtgatgcaatagaaatggtatataaagggtgtttccaaaatAACAGGTGTACTATTGGCAGAGTGCCAAGCACTTGGCCATATTAACcgtttgctttattgtctttgtctgcttcttttatattaaaacttctaaaatttaCCAGGAAAGTGAACATCGTTTTTCACATCATCCTTCAATTATGGGTGGGAAATCACTCAGAATAAATCCTCTAGATTTTCCAAGAGGCATTCGATATTTAGTTACCACCCAAATACCACCCTTCAATATTGCTCCCACGTTACAAAAGCTGATCATTCATCTGTTTATTGTTGTAACTCTATTGCAGCACTAAACCAAACatccctgcacacacagaaatgagTGACAGGAGTCTCCTGCACCCTGCAGCAAAAGCTGGGATTTCTCCAGTATTGTTTTTTCTGTCGGAAAATACCTTTGAATGAGACTAAATATCACTCAACTTTGACTTCAGTAAAAGTACACTTTGCAGGGGTTTTGGTTTGGAGGTGGCTATATTGTGTCTCTTCCAGTGCGATCTTACTGGCCAAATGCAGTAAATGCAATAAAGCAGACTGGAGGCGCGTTCCTGGTCTCTGCAGCGCAGGCTGAGGAAACCTTCCCCTCCTTGTCCCAGGcgctggtgctgcagcagcaggacagcgCTGCAGCTGCACCAGTGCAGGGCTGTTTCCAAAGCACTGGCAAGCTGTGCCCGAGCTCCCGTGAGTGCGATTCGAAAGGAGCagtggggaggcagcaggagccccGAGGGGCAGGAGGGCTCCCCGTTCCCGAGCCGAGCCCGGCAGTCCCGTTGCTGGCTCGCAGCCCGAGCACTCCCTGGCCTCCTCCGCCTTTGCCTTGCGTAAGGCGGCCCTGGCCCAGCCTATAAAGGCCCGGCCTGCGGGCTTGGTGCCAGCGGCACCATGGCAGCTGCGAGGGACACGGCGTTGCTGGCCTGCATCCTCTTCCTCGGGGGCACGGCGCTGGTGGCCACAGGTAAACACCGGGGCTTCTGCCCTTTGGTCCCTGTAGGGCGAGAGGGaacctgcagctgcctcctgctgccACCCGAGAGCCGGGCACAAAGCCTGGACTGAGCCGGGCACAAATCCTGGGCTGAGCCGGGCACAAACCCTGGGCTGAGCCGAGCACAAAGCCTGAGCTAAGCCGGGCACAAatcctgggctgagctgggcacaAAGCCTGGACTGAGCCGGGCACAAAGCCTGGACTGAGCCGGGCACAAAGCCTGGACTGAGCCGGGCACAAATCCTGGGCTGAGCCGGGCACAAAGCCTGGACTGAGCCGGGCACAAAGCCTGGGCTGAACCGGGCACAAAtcctgagctgagctgtgcacAAACCCTGAGCTGAGCCGGGCACAGAgactgggctgagctgggcacaaagcctgggctgagctgggcacaAATCCTGGGCTGAGCCGGGCACAAatcctgggctgagctgggcacaAAACCTGGGCTGAGCCGGGCACAAACCCTGGGCTGAGCCGGGCACAGAgactgggctgagctgggcacaaagcctgggctgagctggggatTCAAACTGAGCTGCAATAGCAAAAAgttcatttcaatttttaatctGCTTTCAGTCATTTGTCTCATTTGCCTCCTATGCAAACAGCAAAATCAAATTCCTGTCCCAAAATCTTGCCTGCTGACGCTGAGCAGCCACAGTGCCACATCTGTAATTTGATATTAGAACTTTCACACAGATCTTCAAATGAGACTTGCTTAAATGTTATCAGGATTTGTTTGTGCCAGACTATTTTTAGCTATGTTAGAAGCTTTTTCTTTTGGCTATACTTACTACTAAGTGTTTCTGTGCTCATTGTCTTTTCTTAATGAGAGCAATCTACTGGGTTTTTATCTAACAAcccagggtaaaaaaaaagattaagatCTATGTGCAACCACTAATGACTGGGTGGTAAGACAATACATATTATATACCTGAAGGAGATTGTAAATACAGACCAATCAAAATGAAAGCTAAAATTATGTCAGCTATACTGATTTaataaaggtaaaataaaagTGTGTTTGAATAAATTAGTAAATCTGAAATTTAAATGAGGAAACACTAGTAATCAAATGTGGAAAATAATGAGTAAAACAGACTAGTAAAATAAACTAGCAGATTAGAATAGTGTACTGTTTAAACTGATTAGAGGTTGTTGAAGCTTTTTGTATAAACATTACTTGTTTAAGTAAATTAAAGGTGCCTATTTAAGTAGCAAATCAAGCAATTCCTTACAAACAGAGCAATTCTGTGGTGTTGTGCTCCTGTCCCACAGAACACCCAGAAGCAGAGACCAAACATGGGAGAGTGCGAGGGTACCAGTTCCGAGTGGACGCAGCTGAGAGGACTGTAAATGTCTTTTTGGGGCTTCCCTTTGCTAAGCCTCCGGTTGGATCACTGAGGTTTGCTGAACCCCAGCCACCTGAGCCATGGGAAGGTGTCAGAGATGCCACTTCCTACCCACCAATGTAAGGCAATGATAAAACCAGGGAACCTTTCCAAATGTTATGCTCTATGCAATTCCATGACTCTGATGTGCAAACAGGGCCATCCACCAAGATAAATTCCTTGGTGTCCTCTGGTTGCacctgcagctcttccagggGATGCATTTCTGAAGACACTTTATGAGCTGCTGTCTTTACCAAAAGCTTCTCTTCATATCTTCCAGGTTTTAGTTAACTTTGTTGCTTgttactttttcatttattcaggTGTCTACAGGACAAAGTGCAAGGACAGTATTTTTCAGACATGATTAccaacagaaaagagaaagttcCTCTCCAAGTGTCTGAGGATTGCTTGTACCTAAATGTGTACACACCCGTTTCcacaggaaaacaggagaaGCTGCCTGTAAGCAAAATCCTCATAACACCTTGAGCAAAATTATCTGACAGCAACCCTCAACCTGTGCCATGAGCTGACATGCAGGGGCAGTTTTGTAGTGATGGTCAACTTACCTGCTTTGCCCCAGCAAATATTAGCTGAGATTGAAGAGAGacacaaaatcccattttacaAGTAAAATTGTATTGGCATTTTAGCTAAGCAGTGCTTGATTTAACCTAAATGATCTGTCCAAAGTCACAGGGCACAGTGTTGCTATTTAACCTGCTATAAATCAATGACATTTTGTAGACCTGCAGGCCTGAGACTCAAAGGATTTCTACAATTTATGAAATGTAATCTAAAAGAATCAGcagtgaaatagaaaaaaatattagatcttgggttatatttaaattttatcacTGGGAGCTCATACCTGTGCTGGGTTGatcctgtttttctctttccaggttTTAGTTTGGATCCATGGAGGTGGATTAGTTTTTGGAGCAGCTTCATCATATGATGGCTCAGCATTAGCAGCCTTTGACAACGTGGTGGTTGTAGCAATTCAGTACAGGCTAGGTATTGCTGGATATTTCAGGTAAGATGCTTGTTCTCAGTATTTCCTAAGTGTTTTCCAAAATGAAGTGTGCAAAGCCATTTTCATAAACACAAGTGCAAAAGACTTGTTTATgcaaagaaacatttctgagctgcagctgcaagaGCTGGGGACAATTTCCAGTCCCCAGGCAGCTTCCAGCTCTGTTCTTGTGTGGTTGCTGCTCCAATCTCAGGGCTTTCCGAGCCATTCATCTGTCAGTTGTGTAGAGAAGTTCTGAGTAGAGAACAGCAGATGATTTCTCCCACcacagattttcctttcctctgcctttctgCTTGTATTGAGCATTTAAACAAAtctgctctctccctgcagcactgGTGATGAGCATGCCCGAGGTAACTGGGGATATTTAGACCAAGTAGCGGCTCTTCGGTGGATTCAGGAAAATATCGTACATTTTGGGGGAGATCCAGGATCTGTCACTATCTTTGGAGAGTCTGCAGGAGGAATCAGTGTTTCTGCTCTTGTGAGTTCACAGTAATATGGAATTTGAATTACTTAGGGGGAGAAATCCCCTCCATCCATTTTCAGTATCTGCAAGAGAAGTCAGCGAGAGAAAAGGGATGGTGTTACAGTGACACATCACCTGGGTCTTTGATACAACAACAAGGCAACAGCATAGCAAAACAATACAGATTCTGGTTgataaaaatgtgcattttcatACTCAAATGTTGTAGTTAAGGAACAGAATGTTATTCCTCATCTGCTGAATGAAATTCTGGTGGGTTTGAGATTAGACCCTCAAAAGTCTAATCTCGTGAGAAATGTCCTTTAAGAGGAGTTGTGGACTCTTGCCcatttttggtttgctttgacAGCCGCTTGTGCAAAGTGCTCGAGGTGAATAGTGCTGACAGCTGAAGCAGCCCTGCAGTTTGTGACCCAGTGATTGtgtaaaatctttatttcaacCTGGAGCACACGGGCTGTGACAAAGTTCTCCTTCTCCAGTCCCTCACACTTTGGTAGAGAGCACACAGCCCAACCAGGGTTCATTGTACATGGGGTACAAACCCCCGTTTCCTGAGGCCAACAGCTCTTTCTTGCCcttctgcagcagagccagacTGCCTTGGGCACCCTCAGTCTGTACCTGGCTTGCAGTGTGGTGCCGTGCAGCGCTGGAAGCCAAGTGCAGTGGGAGGGGAAAGGCAGCTGAACTCCTCCTCCCTGCGAGCGCTGCCAAAGCACTTTGCACTGCTGGCCTGTGCTCAGAGGCTGCACAAGAGCACTCTTACCACATGGGCTGTCAAAATGTTCCAAATGGCCACTGCTGGCACTGAAATCCAAAATCACTGCGTGGAACACAGTGCTTGTCATGCTTGTTCTTGCTTTTTCACAGGTCTTGTCTCCCCTGGCCAAGGGCTTGTTCCACAAGGCCATTTCAGAGAGTGGTACTGCAGGCCTGGGCTTGTTCACTGACCACCCTAATGAGGATGCACAAGTGGGTATTTGTGgcaattttaattcctttttccagATAGATTTGCACATCCTAAACTGTTCATtccaaaatacagaaacatttttttcttcttctcattaATACAGTCATTAAAGACAGTATTTCTGAGTGCAAATTGTACATGCTTAATGATGTGTTGCTTTTCAAACACCCAAATATCCACAAAGAGAGAAGAATGAAATGTAAAGGACTTGGTGTCTCATAGAGCCAGGTACAGGAAATGTGTCCAAAACTGTTTGTTCTCACTGCTTGCAGAAAATTGCTGCTGTCTCTGGCTGTGAAAAATCCAGTTCAGCTGCAATGGTCGAATGCTTGAGAgggaaaacagaagaagaaCTAGTACAGATAACACTGAAAATGGTAGGTGAAATGACACTTCTTGCATTTAAATGACATCTCAGACCTTTTCATAGCAGAGAATACTCTTTGTGTGCTGTAATATTAGAAGAAACTCTCATGGATAACCTCTGACTTTCTTGACTTTTTCAGGACATGACaacactgcagctctgcagcgaCACCTCACCTGAAAATTGCAAACAGGTTCCTGCCCTTCCATTCTGCATCACTTGGAGCTTCCTGTGGTTTGCTGTTGTGCTCTACCAgggcaaggaaaagaaaacagcacagaTTATTCTGGAGAACCTGAGAATCAAATCATTTCTTATCTCCTACTTAAAAGCTCTTATCACAATGCTCATGTGCCTTTGACACTTCAATACAGAAATTGGATTTTGCCCCACTGTTCCAAACATCCATGGCCATACTGAACTAAGAAAAGATGTAAATTCAACATAATGACTTTTGTTTCACAAACATTAGTACTATCTTTACAGTCTTCTGCCTAGTGCAGAAaatcattcagaaaaaaaattaagatggcTTGGAAGGcattatttcttctattttcatttGGCTTCACATTGGAAATGCAGTAAAAAGTCTGAACTTCCTCTAGAAGCAACATGAATTCATTAAataaagctttctttttctttttctcctttttgtttaGGACTTCTTTTTCATCAGTGCATGTGTAGATGGtgtattttttccaaagagTCCCAGGGAATTACTATCTGAAAAATCAATCAATGCAGTCCCATACATAATTGGAGTAAATAACTGTGAATTTGGATGGGTAATTCCAATGGTAAGACACTGAGAATGTTGTAATTTAAACATCATTTTGTAAATAGAAGCTTTTTTATTTAGCATGATTCTCTGTATCACACAGATGATGAAATACCCTCCTTTCGTGGATGGTCTGAGTAAAGATGTTGCACGTCAAATTTTACAGAGCCACTTAGCTTTATTCATTAAGGTAAGAGGCCATTGCCAGAATAACCCCGTGCTGCTTCCTCCCTGGTCTGGCTGTTTTTACCCCTGGAGGGACATATTTCACTGGAAATGCCATTGTGCTGGACATTGGGCTCCCTGAATTGGGGCAGAAATGGGCAGAGATGTGCTGCACTCCTGTTACCCATAGTGACTGAAAATACTCTCtaaatttccagcctaaatgcCCCTCTTGTTTAAAAGGAGGCCTGTGGGAAACCAGGAGTGATGCAGGTACCTGCACACAGgtctcttggcatattttaGATACCCAGGTAATGCAAGACATGCAGAGTCCCAGCAGGTATGACAGGAGACCAATGGGACACAAGCTCCTAAAATCCAGCAGGATTTCTCTGCAGTTTAGGAGGGTTCTTTCCACAGAAGGGAGAACAGTCTGCTTCAGTGACTGCTGTTTATCGAGAGGTGTTGGATCCTTAGATCTTGcatcccccttttccctgagATCACCTGAATCCATAGCTGTGTAACTCCAATCCTGAGCTCCGAGCCACACTCTGACACAGTGAGGATTCTCTCTGAAAGGTGATGTTTGGGGTTAGCCAGGGATGTGCAGATGCCACAGACTCACTGCTGTTAGTCCTTATACTGTTCATCATCATTCTAAAGtgctttttattgctgtttcagGGTATTACATCTGAAGTTGTTGACAGAGTGTACAAGGAGTACATGGGGAATGCAGAAAGCCCTGCTCAGATCCGAGATGGCCTCCTGGATGCAATTGGAGATGTCTTCTTTGTCATCTCATCTGTGGAAGTGGCCAGACACCACAGGGGTAACTCAGCAGCTCCTACAGAACAACTGTAGAATTCTGTCTGGGGGTGGTGTGGGCAGTGTGCAGCACTTTTCACTACCCAGACAACTGGCAGTGTTTTCGTTCAACCAAAACAACTTCTAAGGAACCTTTATCATCCTTGGGGCAGGTATTTTCAGCTCTCAAACCAGCACTTTTCTGTATCCTCTAGATGCTGGCAACCCAGTCTACTTTTATGAATTCCAACATCGACCAAGTTCAGTGGAAGGTGTGGTACCCGACTTTGTCAAAGCAGATCATGGAGCTGAGATTGCCTTTGTCCTTGGAAAGCCATTCTTAGCTGGTGATGTACCCATGCTTACTCCATATTCCTTTTAGAATCTCATTAGTACTCATTTTAATTACTGCAGGTCTTTAGAATAGAACTTCTCTCTTATAAGCATTTTAAGTATGATATATATTATAACCATAATTTATATATCATAAATATTATTATGAGCATAAACATTTTCTCTCCTCACTAGCAGATACTTTTCATTCCACCATTCATCTGCAGTTCTCTCCTAGAAAACACTCCAAGAGCTCAGGGCAACCAGTAGAAGTGTTGCAATTGATAGAGCTCATTCCAATTATTTACTTTCTAATGTGGCCATTTCATCTCTCCCTTTTCAGGAGGTGctacagaagaagaaaataaactgagCAGAACTGTTATGAGATACTGGACCAACTTTGCTAAAAATGGGTGAGAATCACAATGCTAATTACAGCTCAGGTTTTGTCTGTGCTGCCCAGAACGTACCTACCTGCCTGAAGCAGTACTTAGATGGTGGTTCCTAGAAATTTGGCAGAATTGAAGATAAATATTGAAGCAATTTCTCTTCTTCATGGTCTTTTAAAAGAACCTGCAGACACaagacaaggaaagaaaatctaaGAGCTGTTACTCCATCTGCAGTGGTGTTTAGATCTAAAATTAATGACAACTATTACACTTTTGCTCTTCCACTGAGGAGCTTTTTCATCAAGTACTGTCCATGTATTCAGGCACCAGAATCACATAGTCTGGGCTCCTGCTGGTTTTCTGGAATGCTCTGAACCTGAGCACTCAGAGAGCAGTGGATTGGCAAATGGAGAGCTAACTTTTCCTTCTATTATTTCCAGAAATCCCAACGGAGAGGGCTTGGTCCACTGGCCCCAGTATGGCCTGGAGGAAAAGTACCTGGGAATAGACCTGGagcaaaaggcagcagagaaacTGAAAGAACACAGAGTGCAGTTTTGGGCACAACTCATGAAACAAAGCCAgactggaaagagaaaacataCAGATTTATAAGAGCTGTGGAGGaatctgtttgcttttaaaagccaAAGGAAAGTCAAACAAAATGAGTTTGTCAGGATGCAGAGTAATAATCACCTTCTAACTCACTGTTGTCATCTGCTGTCCCAATCACAGTGAAAGGAGAGAAACAAGGGCCATTTGGAATGTTTGTCAGACTAAAAATCACTGTTTAATGAAGTAAGCAGAACCCCCCCCCAATCTTTCCAGGTCCAAACAGACCATGGTACCTACTCAGTGCATAGCAAAGCTGAAtaatgagctgggaatgggcaAATGAATTGAAATCTGTAAGAATTTACCTATACAGAATGTCCGATAAGTGTCAGACTGATTGATGTGCCTATTCCCCTCTTCTTTCAGAAGAGCATGGTCAGTTGTCCTTCCTAGAGCCCCTTTCTGACTTCTTTAACTGGAAGTTGCTTGTAGGCAGCAGAGCATCCATCAAGCTACATCTCTGAGGTGGGCTTAACATCTCACAGAGGAGGACAGGAAATCTTTATTTGTTGTATTGGTTTGTGAATTGTTATAAATAAatcttgctttgattttttggagcttgctttgctttcatttaaCAGACAGAGGCTGTTCCTGAGAGGTTAAGTCACACCCAAGAAGCCAGAAATGCACCCAGTTTCTCTCTTCCACCTCAGTGGTTTCAGGTATGAATCTTTCAGGTTTCTGTGCGGGACCTGAGGCTTAAGGCTCTTTCCAGAAACTCTTCTGGGCTGTGACTGTGTGTCCTTCAACCCTTCCTGGCAAATTCCCAGtgcagtggctgcagggaggacGCTGTGCTGGCAGGACAGACACCCACAGAGGCAGagtggggagcagaggctgctggtgTTCCCTGCACGTTgttggctcagcagcagcagcagagggaagatCTGCTGACAGGCAGagtgtgcacccccagcctcccaCAGCTGTGGGAAGGGTCTGGGCACACAGGCACTGAAGTGGCTTTTTTGCCAAGTTACACAAGCAGCAGCTACAAAGGAACAATGTGGGAATCCAGGAAGCCAGGGGAGCTCTCCTCAAGagcacaaacaaacaaacagcccTACTGTCACTACCACCCCTTTAACTGGTGCCCAGCTCCCACATGCCACAGCACCCCAGGGAGGGCTCTCACAGGGACAGCccaagctcctgctgcagctgttgaCCCTTTGGAGGCggcttcttcctcttcttcctcctcctcctcacctctgGCTTCACTTGCTTTTGCCCACCTGTGGACCTCAAGCAGTGAGATCTGCACTACCTGG
Coding sequences:
- the LOC131582573 gene encoding fatty acyl-CoA hydrolase precursor, medium chain-like produces the protein MAAARDTALLACILFLGGTALVATEHPEAETKHGRVRGYQFRVDAAERTVNVFLGLPFAKPPVGSLRFAEPQPPEPWEGVRDATSYPPMCLQDKVQGQYFSDMITNRKEKVPLQVSEDCLYLNVYTPVSTGKQEKLPVLVWIHGGGLVFGAASSYDGSALAAFDNVVVVAIQYRLGIAGYFSTGDEHARGNWGYLDQVAALRWIQENIVHFGGDPGSVTIFGESAGGISVSALVLSPLAKGLFHKAISESGTAGLGLFTDHPNEDAQKIAAVSGCEKSSSAAMVECLRGKTEEELVQITLKMDMTTLQLCSDTSPENCKQDFFFISACVDGVFFPKSPRELLSEKSINAVPYIIGVNNCEFGWVIPMMMKYPPFVDGLSKDVARQILQSHLALFIKGITSEVVDRVYKEYMGNAESPAQIRDGLLDAIGDVFFVISSVEVARHHRDAGNPVYFYEFQHRPSSVEGVVPDFVKADHGAEIAFVLGKPFLAGGATEEENKLSRTVMRYWTNFAKNGNPNGEGLVHWPQYGLEEKYLGIDLEQKAAEKLKEHRVQFWAQLMKQSQTGKRKHTDL